The following nucleotide sequence is from Pseudomonas sessilinigenes.
CGGGCCTGCTCTGGCTATTCCTGGCGGCCCTTGGCGTGTCCTTCCTGGCCGAATGGGGTTTGCCCTATGAGCCCGCCTGGAACCGCTCCCACGGGGATCGGTTGCGCGACTGCCTGCACGCCGTGGTCAACGAGGGGTTGAATGCCATCGGCCTGCTGGCGCTGCCGGGGCTGGCGATGCTGCTGGCCCATGAGGGCTTGTGGCCCCGGGACTGGCCGCTCTGGGGGCAGTTGTTGCTCGCGGTTACCGTCGCCGACTGCGGGATCACCCTGGCGCACTACGCCAGTCACCGTTGGGCCTGGCTCTGGCGCCTGCATGCGGTGCACCACAGCGTGCAACGCATGTATGGCTTCAACGGCTTGCTCAAGCATCCTTTGCACCAGTTGCTCGAGGCTTCGGCGGGGCTGTTGCCGCTGCTGGTGCTGGGTATCCCGCTGCCGGTGGCGCAATTGCTGGCCCTGGCCATCGGTGTCCAGTTGCTGTTGCAGCACTCCAATGTCGACATGCGCCTTGGTGTGCTGCGCCTGGTGTTCGCCTGGGCTCCGGTGCATCGCTTTCATCACATGAAGTACGGTCGTGCCGGGGATGTGAACTTCGGTCTGTTCTTCAACCTGTGGGACGGGTTGTTAGGTACCGCTTTCTATCGACATGACTATCAGATGCGCCCGGGGGATCTGGGTATAGGCAGCCGTCCGGATTATCCGGTGAACTACTGGGGGCAATTGCTCGAGCCTTTCAAGGCCCAGCGCTACAGCGCCGAGCCCAAGGTGCCACAGGCCTTGCGCCGGCAGGTCAAGCCAGCAAACGCGTCTTCAGGGTCTTGAGAGCCTGGCCCGCGGTGATGCCGAACAAGGCCTTCAGCGTCCGGGAAAAGTGCGCGGCGTCGGCGAAGCCGGCGTCGTGGGCGGCCTGGGTCATGGGCATGCCTTGCAGCATCAGGGCCATGGCCAGGCGCAGGCGTCGCCAGAGCACCAGGCGCCGAACCGGCAGGCCCACGTCTCGGGCGAACAAGCGCTCCAGCTGGCTCAGGGAGACGTTGGCCTGGACCGCTAGCTGTGCCGCAGCGACTTTGCCATCCAGGGACGCGTCCAGTGCCTGTAGTGCGCGTTCGACACGCTGGTCGGCCATGGGCTGGCGTCGGCAAGTGCGCAGCGCTGCTTCCAGGTCGGGCAGCGTTGGCGTTACATCGCACATGCTCTGGTGCAGGTCCCGGGCATCGATCGACAGCGGTTCGGCATAGACGGTGAAGGCAGCTTCGGGAGCCTGGACGATGGCGTGGCGGCACAAGGCCTCGATCAACAGGTAGTGACCGCTGCGCCGTACGCCGTCCAGTTCCACGGTAACCGGCTGCCCGGGGGCGATGATCAGTTGGTGGGCGTAATGGGCATGGGCCGTGGTAGGCCCCATGTGCCCATGGACCAGGCCGAAGTCACGGCCCAGCCAGAGTTCGCCGTTCCAGCGCGAGGCAGGCATTCAGTAGCCGCTGGCCTCCAGCAACCGGGTGACGCTGGTGCCGGCCGGACGCTGGAAGTACTTGAGCAACTGGTCGCTACGGTTGGTGAAAATGCCATCGACCCCGGCGCCGATGACTTTCTGGAAGTCCACCGGTTCGTCGACGGTATAGACATGGACCAGCAAGCCCTGCTCGTGGGTGTACTGGTTCATCCAGGGTTGTACCAGGTCGGCGTAGCTCTGGTCGCCTCCAGCCGTGAGCGCGGCGGAAGGGCCAGTGCCAACGGCGCCCTGGGCCTTGGCGAAATCTACCCAGCGCTTGAACTCGGCCTGGTCCCGGGGTTGCTGGCGGGCATAGAAGGCGGCCTTGTCGGTTTCGCCGCTGCCGGCGAAGCTCTGCCCGGAGGCTGGCTCGATGCTGCCAGGCGCAAGCCACAGCAACAGCACCTTGGGTACCTGGGGCATTTCCTTGTGGAGCAGTTCCAGGCTGTGCTTGTCGAAGGTTTGCAGGACCACCTTGCCCTTGCCTTGGCCCACAGCCAGATCGCTCTTGGCCAGGGTCGACCCGGCCGGGCTCAGCCAGCCGCGGTCCTGGAGCTGTGCCTTGAGGTCATGCTCGATGCCTGGAAACAGCTGGGGTTCCTTGGTCTCGATGTAGAGCCCGGGCTTGTGCGCCGTGCTGCCCTGGGCGATGTCGATGATTTCATCCAGGGTGAGGATCTGCAGGCCGGCGAAGCCAGGCCGGGCGCGATCGGGGTGGGCCTGGTTGAACCAACTGCCGGCATCCAGGGTTTTCAGCTCGGCCATGGTGAAGGCATTGGCCGGGCTGTCCTTGCGCTCGGGGAACTTGCGCGCCACATCGGTGGTGCGTTGCAGGTTGTTGTCGTGCAGGGCGAACAGCACGCCATCCTTGCTGCGCTGCAAGTCCATCTCCAGGTAATCGGCTCCCAGGTCCCGGGCCAGCTTGTAGGAGGCGGCGGTGGACTCGGGGGCATCGAAGGAGGCGCCGCGGTGGGCAATTACCGCTGGCCGGGGAATACCCTGGCGGGCCGCCAGGGCTTCGGGGTCAGGTTGTTCGGCGGCCTGGGCCAGGCCGCAGGCGAGCATCAGGCCCAGCATCAGGGCGCTGGGGGTGAAGGTTGCTGGCATGCTCGAAATCCTTTCGTGGGGGCGGGTGCAGGGGGTTATCTTTTAGCAACTCAATGACGCTTGTGCTATCGCCAGAGCGACATGTATCGCTCTGATTCGCATCTTTCACGGTTTTTCCCGGCGCTTTGCAGTAATCTTGGGCGCCGCAGTTTCCCCATCAGAGGGAAGCCTGAGAACATCGCTTTCCTTGCCTCGCGTGTAGACCATCGATCACCAGCCCTGTGGCATCCACAGCGAGGTTTACCATGAGCATCACTTCCGAACTCATCTGCCAGGCCGCCGACCAGCTCAAGGGCTTTGTCGGCCTCAATCGCAAGACCGGTCGCTACATCGTGCGTTTCAGCGAAGACTCCTTCGGCATGGATGTGGCCGATGACGCCATAGTCCCGGCCAGTGAATTCGTCTGGGCACGGGTGTCCGACGAAGCCATGAGCCTGCGGCGTGAACAGATCCAGTTGCTGCTGGACCAGAACATCGACGATCGGATCAACATCAGTGAACCGTTGCGGGTGTACATGCGCCGCAGCGACCTGCCGGAAATCCAGGCCGTGCGCAGCCTGCTGCCGGGCGGCCAGGGCTGATCCTCCACCCACTCCCGGACCTTCTCGACGAAGGCCGGGAGCGCTCTCATTCACCGAAGCTGTAGGCCCGCTCGACCTTGCTGATCCGGGTATGGAATTGCCGGTACCAATGGCTGCGGCCGCGTTCGCGGATGGTGCTGTGCTCGGCGTGCTGCTTCCAGCCCAGGATCGCCTCCTCACTGCTCCAGTAGGACACGGTGATACCAAAACCGTCCGCGCCGCGTGCCGATTCCACCCCAAGAAACCCCGGCTGCTGGCGAGCCAGCGCCAGCATGCGCTCGGCCGCCTGGTCGTAGGCGGGATCGGCTTCACCGCGCTGGGAGCTGAAGATCACCGCGTAGTAGGGCGGGGCAGGTGTGCCAGCGCTCATGGCTGCACCTCCAGGCAAGCCTGGAGCAGGGCTCGGGCCAGTGGCGGAGTGTGGCCCAACAGTGCGGCTCGTTCGGGTTGGAACAGTGTGGCGACGAAGAATGGATGATCGTCGAGTTCCACGGCGCGCAAGTCTCCCTGGCTGTCGTGGCCGGTAGGGCGCAGGGCACCGCTGAACAGGGCGCTGGCGAACTCCGGGTTGACACCGTAGCGGCAGTGATAGCCCTCCTCGATACTCTGGCTGCCATAGGCCTTGGAGATCCGGCTGTCGGCGTGCAGTTGGATCAGATTGCGGGTTTCCACCAAGGCGCAACTGAGCAGGGACAACACTGCGCGTTCGGCTTGCGGCGCGGTTTCGGCATGTTCGGCATCGGCCCAGCCCAGTACATTGCGGGCATATTCCAGCAGCGCATGCTGGAAACCACCGCAGGTGCCGAGAAAGGGCAGCTGGCGTTGCCGGGCGACACGGATCGCCAGCAGGGCCCCGTCCATGTTGCGGTAGGGGCTGCCGGGCACGCACCAGACGCCATCGAAGCCTTCCAGGCTTTTTTCGTCTTGCAGCCGCTCAGTGGCTAGCCACTGATAGTCCAGATCGGCTCCCACTTCGCTGGCCGCGTGTTGCAAGGCCAGGGACAATGCCTGGTGCGCGATGATCCGAGGATCGTGATCTCCCACCAGGGCGATGCGAATCTTCGGCGTTTGGGGGTGTGGGGGCATGGGGACTCCTGTTGCGCATGGGCTTGTGGCGGGGTGATGGCCACTATAGATTGGCGTTCACGCAATCAATATTGGCGTTACCCCAATTGATCAGTGCATCAGCGCAATATCAGCTGGACTATCCCGACCTGGCCCTGGTGCTGGCCCTGGTTCGTGGCGGCTCCCTGGCCCGTGCGGCGGCCTTGCTCAAGGTGGATGTCTCGACGGTGTTTCGTGCCGTACGCCGGCTGGAGGCTGGGCTCGGCCAGCAACTGTTCGACAAGAGCCGCGCCGGGTATCTGCCCACCAGCCTGGCCCTGACCCTGGCCCAGCAGGCCGAGGCCGCGGAACAGGCCCTGGAGGCGGCACGGGTGGGCGTGGCCCAGGGAGGGGAAGTGATCAGCGGCACGGTACGGCTGACCTGCACCGACTCGGTGTTGCAGAGCCTGCTGCTACCGGCTTTGGCGCGGTTCATGCCGAACTATCCGGCGCTGGTCATCGAACTGTGCACATCCAATGACTTTGCCAATCTCAACCGGCGCGATGCCGATATCGCCGTGCGCCTGACTGCCACGCCGCCCGAACACCTGGTGGGGCGCTGCCTGGGGGCGGTGTCCTATCGGTTGTATGCCAGTTCGGAGTATCGGCAGCGCGTGGATTGCAGCGATCTGGCACAGGTGGCCTGGATTGCACCGGATGATTTTCTACCCGATCACCCGTCCGTGGCCTGGCGCCGCCAGCAGTGGCCGGGGGTGCAACCGGCTTATCGTTGCAACAGCATGCTGACGGTCGCTGAGCTGGTGCGAGCTGGGCTTGGGGTTGCGGCGCTGCCGGACTTTCTTATTGGCGAGGGGAGCCTGGTGCCATTGAGCGAACCCTTGGGGCAGGAGACCGCCCTGTGGTTGCTGACCCGGCCGGATTGCCGGGCCCTGCGCTCGGTGGTCACGCTGTTCGATGAACTGGCGCGCCATCTGCATTGGGCCTGATGGCCTGGCCCCGAACTAGCTCTTGCGTACGAAGTGCTCATGCATTTCGCTGGTGAGGTTCTCGATGCGTTCGGTCAGTTGCTTGGTCATCTCTGTCAGGCGGGTGTTCTGCTCCAGTAACTCCAGGAGCTGCGTGGTGGTCTGGGCGGCCTGGGCCTGGCGTTCGCTGTTGGCAACGGCCAGGGCCTCGCGGTGCTGGGCATCGGCGTCGGCCTGGGCCTTGTCCCGTGCGGCCTGGCGAGTCTGGGCCAGGAGGATCAGGGGTGCGGCATAGGCCGATTGCAGGCTGAATGCCAGGTTCAGGAGGATGAAGGGGTAGACATCGAACTGGGTGAGCCCGCTGAGGTTCAGGGCGACCCAGGCCAACACCACCAACGTCTGTGCGCCGAGGAAGGTGGGCGTACCGAAAAACCGGGCGAAGGCTTCGGCCTTC
It contains:
- a CDS encoding sterol desaturase family protein: MKRMLAWLYGPLFFGGFIGAGVWWMGSAGGSAAGLLWLFLAALGVSFLAEWGLPYEPAWNRSHGDRLRDCLHAVVNEGLNAIGLLALPGLAMLLAHEGLWPRDWPLWGQLLLAVTVADCGITLAHYASHRWAWLWRLHAVHHSVQRMYGFNGLLKHPLHQLLEASAGLLPLLVLGIPLPVAQLLALAIGVQLLLQHSNVDMRLGVLRLVFAWAPVHRFHHMKYGRAGDVNFGLFFNLWDGLLGTAFYRHDYQMRPGDLGIGSRPDYPVNYWGQLLEPFKAQRYSAEPKVPQALRRQVKPANASSGS
- a CDS encoding AraC family transcriptional regulator → MPASRWNGELWLGRDFGLVHGHMGPTTAHAHYAHQLIIAPGQPVTVELDGVRRSGHYLLIEALCRHAIVQAPEAAFTVYAEPLSIDARDLHQSMCDVTPTLPDLEAALRTCRRQPMADQRVERALQALDASLDGKVAAAQLAVQANVSLSQLERLFARDVGLPVRRLVLWRRLRLAMALMLQGMPMTQAAHDAGFADAAHFSRTLKALFGITAGQALKTLKTRLLA
- a CDS encoding glycerophosphodiester phosphodiesterase, with amino-acid sequence MPATFTPSALMLGLMLACGLAQAAEQPDPEALAARQGIPRPAVIAHRGASFDAPESTAASYKLARDLGADYLEMDLQRSKDGVLFALHDNNLQRTTDVARKFPERKDSPANAFTMAELKTLDAGSWFNQAHPDRARPGFAGLQILTLDEIIDIAQGSTAHKPGLYIETKEPQLFPGIEHDLKAQLQDRGWLSPAGSTLAKSDLAVGQGKGKVVLQTFDKHSLELLHKEMPQVPKVLLLWLAPGSIEPASGQSFAGSGETDKAAFYARQQPRDQAEFKRWVDFAKAQGAVGTGPSAALTAGGDQSYADLVQPWMNQYTHEQGLLVHVYTVDEPVDFQKVIGAGVDGIFTNRSDQLLKYFQRPAGTSVTRLLEASGY
- a CDS encoding DUF2025 family protein yields the protein MSITSELICQAADQLKGFVGLNRKTGRYIVRFSEDSFGMDVADDAIVPASEFVWARVSDEAMSLRREQIQLLLDQNIDDRINISEPLRVYMRRSDLPEIQAVRSLLPGGQG
- a CDS encoding antibiotic biosynthesis monooxygenase family protein, with translation MSAGTPAPPYYAVIFSSQRGEADPAYDQAAERMLALARQQPGFLGVESARGADGFGITVSYWSSEEAILGWKQHAEHSTIRERGRSHWYRQFHTRISKVERAYSFGE
- a CDS encoding CTP synthase C-terminal region-related (seleno)protein, whose translation is MPPHPQTPKIRIALVGDHDPRIIAHQALSLALQHAASEVGADLDYQWLATERLQDEKSLEGFDGVWCVPGSPYRNMDGALLAIRVARQRQLPFLGTCGGFQHALLEYARNVLGWADAEHAETAPQAERAVLSLLSCALVETRNLIQLHADSRISKAYGSQSIEEGYHCRYGVNPEFASALFSGALRPTGHDSQGDLRAVELDDHPFFVATLFQPERAALLGHTPPLARALLQACLEVQP
- a CDS encoding LysR family transcriptional regulator codes for the protein MISASAQYQLDYPDLALVLALVRGGSLARAAALLKVDVSTVFRAVRRLEAGLGQQLFDKSRAGYLPTSLALTLAQQAEAAEQALEAARVGVAQGGEVISGTVRLTCTDSVLQSLLLPALARFMPNYPALVIELCTSNDFANLNRRDADIAVRLTATPPEHLVGRCLGAVSYRLYASSEYRQRVDCSDLAQVAWIAPDDFLPDHPSVAWRRQQWPGVQPAYRCNSMLTVAELVRAGLGVAALPDFLIGEGSLVPLSEPLGQETALWLLTRPDCRALRSVVTLFDELARHLHWA
- a CDS encoding DUF1003 domain-containing protein, which encodes MRSSDTPDTPTPNTDHLRFHRAHAHLAPTFGTDSFALKAEAFARFFGTPTFLGAQTLVVLAWVALNLSGLTQFDVYPFILLNLAFSLQSAYAAPLILLAQTRQAARDKAQADADAQHREALAVANSERQAQAAQTTTQLLELLEQNTRLTEMTKQLTERIENLTSEMHEHFVRKS